The proteins below come from a single Chryseobacterium bernardetii genomic window:
- a CDS encoding SDR family oxidoreductase, with product MKTIFITGASTGLGKATAQLFQQKGWKVIATMRNPEAASDLASLNNVTVLPLDVTQPEQIQRTVKQALGSGDVDVVFNNAGYGLLGPLEALSDEQIVRQLTTNLLGTIRVTQEFIPYFREKKNGIFISTTSIGGLMAFPLNSIYHATKWALEGWSESMAFELNSFGIDIKTVSPGGIKTDFVSRSLDTATSPAYEGIMNSLYSRMEGMMEVASTPEQIAEVVYEAATDGKKQLRYVAGEDAKALYAQRLEIGAEAFREQLGKQFL from the coding sequence ATGAAAACAATTTTTATAACAGGAGCTTCTACAGGATTAGGTAAAGCAACTGCACAATTATTTCAACAGAAAGGATGGAAAGTTATTGCCACAATGAGAAACCCTGAAGCAGCTTCAGATCTTGCTTCTCTGAATAATGTAACAGTACTTCCTTTGGATGTTACCCAACCGGAGCAGATCCAGAGAACCGTAAAACAGGCATTGGGTTCAGGGGATGTGGATGTTGTTTTTAATAATGCCGGTTATGGCCTTTTAGGACCTTTGGAAGCTTTAAGTGATGAACAGATCGTAAGACAGCTTACTACTAATTTATTAGGTACAATTCGGGTTACCCAGGAGTTTATTCCTTATTTCAGGGAGAAAAAGAATGGGATCTTCATTTCTACAACATCAATTGGCGGTCTGATGGCTTTTCCTCTTAATTCAATTTATCATGCTACAAAATGGGCTTTGGAAGGATGGAGTGAAAGTATGGCTTTTGAACTGAATTCATTTGGAATTGATATTAAAACAGTTTCTCCCGGCGGAATTAAGACCGATTTTGTGAGCCGTTCCCTGGATACAGCAACTAGTCCTGCTTATGAAGGAATAATGAATTCCCTATATTCCAGAATGGAAGGCATGATGGAAGTTGCTTCTACACCGGAACAGATTGCTGAAGTTGTTTATGAGGCTGCAACAGATGGTAAAAAACAATTGAGATATGTAGCTGGTGAGGATGCGAAAGCTTTGTATGCACAGCGTCTGGAAATAGGTGCGGAAGCATTCAGAGAGCAGTTAGGTAAACAGTTTTTGTAA
- a CDS encoding helix-turn-helix domain-containing protein: protein MEKNENAPLKISSISELHSLVGLSGPLHPLVSLVDNTKMSVNKEMLNRSFALNFYKISYKYSRVGKMGYGQGYYDFNEGGMMFTAPGQILSTDENAEYCGYTLLVHPDFIRSYPFAKNIKNFGFFSYDTNEALHLSDQEKNIITGLLDNIKNELNTAIDEVSQDVVVSYIEVLLNYSNRFYKRQFITRKAVNNDLLTKMDMVLENYFNQEQTLTKGLPTVEFLASELHLSPHYLSDMLRNLTGQNAQQHIHEKLIEKAKEYLTSTNFSVSEVAYALGFEHPQSFNKLFKKKTEQTPLSYRQLFN, encoded by the coding sequence ATGGAAAAGAATGAAAATGCTCCTTTGAAAATTTCATCCATATCGGAACTGCATAGTTTAGTAGGGTTATCAGGCCCTCTTCATCCATTGGTAAGCTTAGTGGATAATACAAAGATGTCTGTAAATAAAGAAATGCTGAACAGAAGTTTTGCCCTGAATTTTTATAAAATATCTTATAAATATTCCAGAGTAGGAAAGATGGGATACGGGCAAGGGTATTATGACTTTAATGAAGGAGGTATGATGTTTACAGCTCCAGGCCAGATTCTTTCTACAGATGAGAATGCGGAATATTGCGGCTATACGTTATTGGTGCATCCTGATTTTATCAGAAGCTATCCTTTCGCAAAGAATATTAAGAATTTCGGGTTCTTTTCTTATGATACCAATGAAGCCCTGCATCTGTCTGATCAGGAAAAGAACATTATAACAGGATTGTTGGACAATATTAAAAATGAACTGAATACAGCCATTGATGAAGTAAGCCAGGATGTAGTGGTTTCTTATATTGAAGTTCTTCTGAACTACAGTAACCGTTTTTATAAAAGACAGTTTATCACAAGAAAAGCGGTAAATAATGATTTGCTGACTAAAATGGATATGGTTCTGGAAAACTACTTTAATCAGGAGCAAACATTAACAAAAGGACTTCCCACTGTTGAATTTCTGGCTTCTGAGCTTCATCTGTCACCACATTACCTCAGCGATATGCTGAGAAACCTTACAGGACAGAATGCCCAACAGCATATTCATGAGAAACTGATTGAGAAGGCTAAGGAATACCTCACTTCCACTAATTTTTCAGTATCGGAAGTAGCATATGCTTTAGGATTTGAACATCCACAGTCTTTTAATAAATTATTTAAAAAGAAAACAGAGCAGACTCCTCTAAGTTACAGGCAGTTATTTAATTAA
- a CDS encoding GNAT family N-acetyltransferase, translating into MTEKWILHPTILEGTHVELIPLEKEHFEELYAAAADKDLWTLIPTDGSDKAIFYKNYKLALSERDNGNQYPFVIRHKETQKLIGSTRFFEIYPSDKKLEIGWTWITKEFWGSVVNLECKLLLLTYCFEVLKTNRVQLKTKDDNLRSRKAIEKIGGVFEGILRKDKIQNDGTTRNAAYYSILDDEWNTAKQKIETLIKEKEISINS; encoded by the coding sequence ATGACGGAAAAATGGATCTTACATCCAACAATTCTTGAAGGAACACATGTTGAACTAATTCCTTTGGAAAAAGAGCACTTTGAGGAATTGTATGCCGCTGCTGCAGACAAGGACCTTTGGACATTGATTCCTACTGACGGCTCAGATAAAGCCATATTTTATAAAAACTATAAACTCGCTTTATCAGAACGGGATAACGGGAACCAATATCCTTTCGTCATCAGGCACAAAGAAACCCAAAAACTGATAGGCTCCACAAGATTTTTTGAAATCTATCCTTCAGATAAAAAATTAGAAATCGGTTGGACCTGGATCACCAAAGAATTCTGGGGAAGCGTCGTTAACCTGGAATGTAAATTACTGCTGCTTACCTACTGTTTTGAAGTATTAAAAACCAACCGTGTGCAGCTGAAAACGAAAGATGACAACCTCAGATCAAGAAAAGCGATCGAAAAAATAGGAGGTGTATTTGAAGGAATCTTACGTAAGGATAAAATCCAGAATGACGGAACTACTAGAAATGCAGCTTATTATAGTATTCTGGATGATGAATGGAATACTGCAAAACAGAAAATTGAAACCCTGATCAAAGAAAAAGAAATTTCTATAAATAGCTGA
- a CDS encoding MFS transporter, with amino-acid sequence MYERESFNAKMPTACFLLFFAHGLVFSSWASRIPIIKEALSINEAQLGTLLLLMPIGQLSTMMLSGKLISRYGSSRVIKSCFLLYPGFLLLIGLSPSYWILGAVLFLFGVTGNLCNIAVNTQAIEIESVTKRTLLSSYHGAWCFAGLVGAVVGMFTINLHIETFHHFILTFIIVTLIWMYSRNNLTNIIHKVEPETRSVFKSVNPTLVGLGIIGFLSMAIEGAMFDWSGVYFQTIVKAPENLVILGYTSFILMMTLGRFVGNRIIERLGKRTVLQFCGILMSCGLFLSVFFPELWICIIAFMIIGLGASLSVPSVYSTIGQVNTVAPSIALSFVSSISFLGFLIGPPLIGYIAEAFDLRYSYGLFACFGIFLSIMAGKMQVFRNKK; translated from the coding sequence ATGTACGAGAGAGAATCATTCAATGCGAAAATGCCTACAGCGTGTTTTTTACTTTTCTTTGCCCATGGGCTTGTTTTCTCATCATGGGCCAGCCGTATTCCTATTATTAAAGAGGCTCTTTCCATTAATGAGGCGCAGCTTGGGACCCTTTTGCTTCTGATGCCGATAGGCCAGCTTTCCACAATGATGTTATCCGGAAAGTTAATCAGCAGATATGGGAGCAGCAGGGTCATTAAAAGCTGTTTCTTATTGTATCCTGGTTTTCTTTTACTGATTGGTTTATCTCCTTCTTACTGGATACTGGGAGCTGTTCTGTTTTTGTTTGGAGTAACCGGAAATCTGTGTAATATTGCAGTCAATACACAGGCAATTGAGATAGAATCTGTTACGAAAAGAACATTGTTATCTTCTTATCATGGGGCCTGGTGCTTTGCGGGACTTGTGGGAGCGGTTGTTGGCATGTTTACAATTAACCTGCATATAGAAACGTTTCATCATTTTATACTGACCTTCATTATTGTCACCCTGATCTGGATGTATAGCAGGAACAACCTTACTAATATTATTCATAAAGTAGAGCCGGAAACACGATCTGTTTTTAAATCTGTAAATCCTACATTGGTGGGATTGGGAATTATAGGTTTTTTAAGCATGGCTATTGAAGGGGCTATGTTTGACTGGAGTGGGGTTTATTTTCAAACGATTGTAAAAGCACCAGAAAATCTTGTAATATTGGGATATACAAGTTTTATCTTAATGATGACTTTAGGAAGATTTGTAGGAAACAGGATTATAGAAAGATTGGGGAAAAGAACTGTATTGCAGTTTTGCGGTATCCTGATGAGTTGTGGTCTTTTTCTGAGTGTATTTTTTCCTGAGTTATGGATCTGTATTATTGCTTTTATGATTATCGGGCTTGGGGCTTCTTTAAGTGTACCATCCGTTTACAGTACCATTGGGCAGGTGAATACAGTAGCACCCAGTATAGCACTGTCTTTTGTATCCAGTATCTCATTCTTGGGTTTTCTGATTGGTCCGCCGCTGATTGGATATATTGCAGAGGCTTTTGATCTCAGGTACTCTTACGGGCTTTTTGCCTGCTTTGGAATTTTTTTGAGCATTATGGCCGGTAAGATGCAAGTATTCAGGAATAAAAAATAA
- a CDS encoding MFS transporter, with translation MKTYPKRWQALNFLIAGAFLSPLDYFIVNMALPSIKNAFKASENQLQMVIAIYGLTYGALVVCGGRLGDLYGRKKIFTLGLYIFLLSSLACAFSPTVTGLIIARLFQGAGASLLAPQVLASIKVLFSSNEQPKAVSLFSSVFGLASVLGQLLGGLLLSMHWGNFSWELVFLVNVPITIICIAGIHFTMDNSHKESNAGIDLKGSLLLILALLMLICPLIFGQKYQWVWWIFAIMISGIVLLVVFLRYEMYLLKNNHPVLIDPTLLQNKPFALSLVILFFYNFTSGLFICYPYYLQEFLHQDTMQTGLAIVPYGIAFFLGPLIGSKIKLSPNKMIYIGLGLLMGGFILSALCFYFQQKPSFITNIPLFMAGLGHGTIMPVMMRTAITFTTREKAGQASGLVSIGIQIGSVMGGAVIGTLFFNMIDILGFPRAFAVSVCMIGAVQIIGMFINKKLHQYINA, from the coding sequence ATGAAAACTTATCCGAAACGATGGCAGGCACTCAATTTTCTGATTGCCGGAGCTTTTCTTTCCCCCTTGGATTATTTTATTGTGAATATGGCATTACCTTCCATCAAAAATGCTTTCAAAGCCAGTGAAAACCAGCTGCAGATGGTTATTGCAATCTATGGACTCACCTATGGAGCCTTAGTAGTCTGTGGTGGAAGGTTGGGCGATCTTTACGGGCGAAAGAAAATCTTCACACTGGGATTGTATATCTTTTTACTATCCTCTCTGGCCTGTGCTTTTTCTCCTACTGTAACAGGGCTTATTATAGCAAGATTATTCCAGGGAGCAGGAGCTTCATTGCTGGCACCACAGGTTTTGGCTTCCATAAAAGTATTGTTCAGCAGCAATGAACAGCCTAAGGCAGTAAGTCTTTTTAGTTCAGTATTTGGTCTTGCTTCTGTTCTTGGACAATTACTTGGCGGCCTGCTTCTCAGCATGCATTGGGGAAACTTTTCCTGGGAACTGGTATTTCTTGTGAATGTTCCTATTACCATTATTTGTATTGCAGGAATTCATTTTACAATGGATAACAGCCATAAAGAATCCAATGCAGGAATTGATTTGAAAGGTTCATTATTACTTATCCTTGCCCTGCTTATGCTGATATGCCCTCTTATTTTTGGACAGAAATACCAATGGGTGTGGTGGATATTCGCCATTATGATATCAGGAATAGTCTTATTAGTGGTTTTTCTTAGATATGAAATGTATCTGTTAAAAAACAATCATCCGGTCCTTATAGATCCTACTCTTCTTCAGAATAAGCCTTTTGCATTGAGCCTTGTTATTCTCTTTTTTTACAATTTCACCTCAGGCCTGTTCATTTGTTATCCTTATTATCTTCAGGAATTTCTTCATCAGGATACCATGCAGACAGGATTAGCGATTGTGCCTTACGGAATTGCCTTTTTCTTAGGCCCGTTAATAGGATCCAAAATAAAATTGTCTCCTAATAAAATGATTTATATCGGGCTGGGATTATTAATGGGAGGTTTTATTCTCAGTGCATTATGTTTCTATTTCCAGCAAAAGCCTTCTTTCATAACCAACATTCCCCTGTTTATGGCAGGCTTGGGCCATGGTACCATTATGCCGGTCATGATGCGGACTGCTATTACTTTTACAACCAGAGAAAAAGCAGGGCAAGCCTCCGGTTTGGTAAGTATAGGAATACAGATAGGCAGTGTAATGGGCGGAGCTGTTATCGGAACTTTATTTTTCAATATGATTGATATTCTGGGATTTCCGAGGGCTTTCGCAGTATCAGTTTGTATGATTGGAGCTGTTCAGATCATAGGAATGTTCATTAACAAAAAGCTTCATCAATATATTAACGCTTAA
- a CDS encoding AraC family transcriptional regulator: MKGLDLEGIKVKELKLKGRTVFKTTTFLSFIYIVKGKGNLLYDERYIDFTEGKLFIIPQQETYRFESENADLISIECPIGFIDKIRLEADRIESCENLYKLQYISNNYHSRAGCVFRNENDENFARTLIQQVAFEFRNRAEDYLIIRKCISILLNLVARNIIQSETSDLQDNKKAFSIMKIITYIQKHIKDREKTGIQTIAEHFGISGNYFGEYFKQQTGVSYQEYLLDYRLKLVETYLKYSSIRLSEIAYELQFSDESHLSKLFKKYRGVTPGEYRKKNK, encoded by the coding sequence ATGAAAGGACTCGATCTTGAAGGAATTAAAGTGAAAGAATTGAAACTGAAAGGAAGAACTGTTTTTAAAACAACAACTTTTCTCTCATTTATCTATATTGTAAAAGGAAAAGGAAACTTGTTGTATGACGAACGTTATATTGATTTTACAGAGGGAAAGCTTTTTATTATTCCCCAGCAGGAAACTTATCGCTTTGAAAGTGAAAATGCCGACCTGATCAGTATAGAATGTCCTATTGGGTTTATTGATAAAATCCGTCTGGAAGCAGACCGCATTGAAAGTTGTGAAAACCTGTATAAACTGCAATACATCAGTAATAATTATCATTCCCGGGCCGGATGTGTATTCCGTAATGAAAATGATGAGAATTTTGCGAGAACTCTTATTCAACAGGTTGCCTTTGAATTCAGGAACAGGGCAGAGGATTATCTTATCATCCGAAAATGCATTTCGATTCTCCTTAATCTGGTTGCCAGAAATATCATTCAAAGTGAAACATCAGACCTGCAGGACAACAAAAAGGCATTCTCTATTATGAAGATCATCACTTATATTCAAAAACATATAAAGGATAGAGAAAAGACAGGAATTCAAACAATTGCAGAGCATTTTGGGATTTCAGGAAATTATTTCGGAGAATATTTTAAACAGCAGACCGGAGTTTCTTATCAGGAGTATTTGCTGGATTACCGGCTTAAACTGGTAGAAACTTATCTGAAGTACAGCAGTATAAGGCTGAGTGAGATTGCTTATGAGCTACAGTTCAGTGATGAGAGCCATCTTTCCAAGCTTTTTAAAAAATATAGAGGAGTTACCCCTGGCGAATACAGAAAGAAAAATAAATAG
- a CDS encoding MarR family winged helix-turn-helix transcriptional regulator translates to MDFDFIKELGYKALDSRLKRISDRMSHDVRKFYKEFGIDVEPNWYLVFMLLQNRGEISITDIAEPLGYSHPSVVVIVKKMTEKGYLVIKKDDEDKRKQMISLSPKAIEMLPQLQKIWDSCEKAILKLLAEDLSILSYLNTIDQELKDESFHHRFKKEYLKSIQS, encoded by the coding sequence ATGGATTTTGATTTTATCAAAGAATTAGGATATAAAGCACTGGATAGTAGGCTGAAAAGGATCAGTGACCGGATGTCCCATGATGTAAGGAAGTTTTATAAAGAATTTGGAATTGATGTGGAGCCTAATTGGTACCTGGTTTTTATGCTGCTGCAAAATAGAGGAGAGATCTCCATTACGGATATTGCAGAACCGTTGGGATACTCTCATCCATCTGTAGTGGTTATTGTAAAAAAAATGACTGAAAAGGGATATCTGGTTATTAAAAAAGATGATGAGGATAAACGGAAACAGATGATCTCATTGTCTCCTAAAGCTATTGAGATGCTTCCTCAATTACAAAAGATCTGGGATAGCTGTGAAAAAGCTATTTTAAAACTGTTAGCGGAAGATTTATCTATTCTTTCTTATCTCAATACAATAGATCAGGAGTTGAAAGATGAATCTTTCCATCATCGCTTCAAAAAGGAATACCTAAAATCAATACAATCATGA
- a CDS encoding serine hydrolase domain-containing protein: MKKLTFLLLIMISNLINAQQIKAEQFSAALDSIRIQLKIPGMAVAVKKGNFILLQRGYGFADTEKHVPATDQTTFRVASVTKTFTSTLIMQFVEQGKLKLDDPVGKYGIDLNNPKITVKHLLTHTSEEVPGSHFQYNGYRFGLLGTILEKVSGIPFYRLLTENILIPLNMTSSAPSITPEQVNEYGSQNASVIPFFNTAFNRLAKPYELTSTGNIKRIDYLNEFGAFGGLATNVTDLMKYSDAIDRHQLVSKAGQKMIFTPNNTDTGMTTPYGLGWFVQSYKGKEYYWHYGQTNGESALFVKVPSLRLTLVVMCNTDELSQPFPLGDGDLMMSPVGTLFYHFFIDGDKHPDHQLENKELISKASMAILNNDTLKAQKLYEVYKKRNNFNAMPAPSGQVIAKIQNVGIDKNISHTFSLSRSTPVKILGVGENCSGSGSAWCDYGWIEDSSGKIVWQMQNQPSSHAGGAAKNQKVNQEVILPEGKYTLHYKSDSGHAYNHWDSLPPDDFFWGIFLFKNIQ; the protein is encoded by the coding sequence ATGAAAAAGTTAACCTTTTTATTGTTGATTATGATTTCCAACCTCATTAATGCTCAGCAAATAAAGGCAGAGCAGTTCAGTGCGGCATTGGATTCTATCCGTATTCAATTAAAAATACCGGGAATGGCAGTGGCTGTAAAAAAAGGGAACTTCATCTTGCTTCAACGTGGCTATGGGTTTGCAGATACAGAAAAGCATGTTCCGGCTACAGATCAAACAACCTTTAGGGTAGCATCCGTAACAAAAACATTTACCTCTACCCTGATTATGCAGTTTGTAGAACAGGGAAAGCTAAAACTGGATGATCCTGTAGGAAAATATGGAATTGACCTGAATAATCCCAAAATTACAGTAAAACATTTGCTTACCCATACCTCTGAAGAAGTTCCGGGAAGTCATTTTCAGTATAACGGTTACCGGTTTGGGCTGCTGGGTACTATCCTGGAAAAGGTTTCCGGAATCCCTTTTTACAGATTATTAACAGAAAATATACTGATCCCCCTTAACATGACCTCTTCCGCCCCATCCATAACCCCTGAACAGGTGAATGAATATGGCTCTCAAAATGCTTCTGTTATTCCTTTTTTCAATACCGCCTTCAATAGGCTTGCAAAGCCTTACGAACTGACATCAACGGGTAATATTAAACGTATTGATTATCTTAATGAATTTGGTGCCTTTGGCGGGCTCGCAACTAATGTGACTGATCTGATGAAATATTCGGATGCTATTGACCGGCACCAGCTTGTTTCAAAGGCTGGACAAAAAATGATTTTTACTCCAAATAATACAGATACAGGAATGACTACTCCCTATGGATTGGGATGGTTTGTGCAATCTTATAAAGGAAAAGAATATTACTGGCACTATGGACAAACCAACGGAGAGTCAGCTCTTTTTGTAAAAGTTCCTTCCCTGAGGCTTACTCTGGTGGTGATGTGTAATACAGATGAACTCAGCCAACCATTTCCTCTTGGTGATGGAGATCTGATGATGTCCCCTGTCGGAACCCTTTTTTATCATTTTTTTATTGACGGGGATAAACACCCGGATCATCAACTGGAAAATAAGGAATTAATAAGTAAAGCCTCTATGGCTATCTTAAATAATGATACCTTAAAAGCTCAGAAGCTATATGAGGTGTATAAAAAAAGAAATAATTTCAATGCAATGCCAGCTCCGTCAGGACAAGTTATCGCAAAGATTCAAAATGTGGGAATTGATAAAAATATTTCCCACACTTTCAGTCTTTCCCGTTCTACTCCGGTAAAAATATTGGGTGTAGGTGAAAATTGCTCAGGAAGTGGCAGCGCATGGTGTGATTATGGCTGGATTGAAGATTCTTCAGGAAAAATAGTATGGCAAATGCAGAATCAGCCGTCATCTCATGCAGGTGGAGCTGCGAAAAATCAAAAAGTGAATCAGGAGGTCATTCTTCCGGAAGGAAAATATACCCTTCATTACAAATCTGACTCCGGACATGCCTATAACCACTGGGATTCTTTACCTCCTGATGATTTTTTCTGGGGGATCTTCCTTTTTAAAAACATTCAGTAA
- a CDS encoding NAD(P)H-dependent oxidoreductase, whose product MKRIVVINGHPAQESFNTAIAESYISSGVASGAEVRYVAIGQLNFNPNLQSGYQQRMELEPDLIKALEDIQWSEHQVWIHPVWWLGMPAIMKGFFDRAFLPGIAFKSNKKGNSEGLLNAKSARIITTAGDLSLKVYEEEYHSSGLIQLKKGILEYCGVSSVESHFIGPLYELTENDRRKWLDTIAKLAITDSFQN is encoded by the coding sequence ATGAAAAGAATTGTTGTTATTAACGGGCATCCGGCACAGGAAAGTTTTAATACAGCTATTGCAGAATCCTATATCAGTTCTGGTGTAGCGTCTGGTGCTGAAGTGCGGTATGTTGCCATTGGGCAGCTGAACTTTAATCCCAATCTGCAATCTGGATACCAACAAAGAATGGAACTGGAACCTGATCTTATAAAAGCTCTGGAAGATATTCAGTGGAGTGAACATCAGGTATGGATACATCCTGTCTGGTGGCTGGGTATGCCCGCCATCATGAAGGGCTTCTTCGATAGAGCATTTCTTCCGGGAATTGCTTTTAAAAGTAATAAGAAAGGAAACAGCGAAGGACTTTTAAATGCAAAATCAGCAAGAATCATTACCACAGCAGGTGATCTTTCTCTCAAAGTTTATGAAGAGGAATATCATTCCAGTGGTCTTATTCAGCTCAAAAAAGGGATTTTAGAATACTGTGGAGTTTCATCTGTTGAGAGCCATTTTATTGGACCTTTGTATGAACTAACAGAAAACGACAGAAGGAAATGGCTGGATACCATTGCTAAACTGGCTATTACCGATTCTTTCCAAAATTAA
- a CDS encoding alpha/beta hydrolase, translated as MQEKIDAELLKAVIGSPFNEIDYGYLLAHHPAKIREAEMNIMAMERSLFVPTSLSVENIHIPSSDNQRGIRLRVYSPKGKQDLPVLLYFHGGAFIYGTPEQYDFIFFRLAVDIHAVIVSVDYRLAPEHPFPAAMHDGYDALQWLSQSAQQIGGSKNRIMIGGSSAGATIAASITHYARDQKEINIQHQYLLYPPTDHLLETPSMNELANAPMQTKKAAGWMWKHYLQYPMIQPPQYSVPLQEKDFKNLPEATVIVCELDPLKDEGKQYAEKLQNAGVTVTLLEVQGAVHAFDFFPCQLSETFYQQQVKLLKHILTQKS; from the coding sequence ATGCAGGAAAAAATAGATGCTGAACTTTTAAAAGCCGTTATTGGCAGCCCATTTAACGAAATTGACTATGGATATTTATTGGCCCATCATCCGGCAAAGATCCGGGAAGCAGAAATGAATATAATGGCAATGGAAAGATCTCTTTTTGTTCCTACATCTCTTTCCGTAGAAAATATTCACATTCCTTCTTCTGATAATCAGAGAGGTATCAGGCTGAGGGTGTACAGTCCCAAAGGAAAGCAGGATTTACCTGTACTGCTCTACTTCCACGGTGGAGCTTTTATATACGGAACACCGGAGCAATATGATTTTATCTTTTTCAGACTGGCAGTGGATATTCATGCAGTTATAGTCTCAGTAGATTACCGGTTAGCCCCTGAACATCCATTCCCTGCTGCCATGCACGATGGCTATGATGCTTTACAATGGTTATCTCAATCTGCCCAACAAATTGGCGGAAGTAAAAACAGGATAATGATTGGCGGAAGTAGTGCCGGAGCAACTATTGCTGCTTCAATAACTCATTATGCAAGAGATCAAAAAGAGATAAACATCCAGCATCAATATTTACTGTATCCTCCAACGGATCATTTATTGGAAACCCCATCAATGAATGAATTAGCCAATGCTCCCATGCAGACTAAAAAGGCCGCCGGATGGATGTGGAAACATTATCTCCAATACCCAATGATTCAGCCGCCTCAGTATTCAGTGCCATTACAGGAGAAAGATTTTAAAAACCTTCCTGAGGCCACTGTCATTGTCTGTGAATTAGACCCATTAAAAGATGAAGGAAAACAATATGCTGAAAAATTACAAAATGCTGGAGTTACGGTTACTCTATTGGAAGTTCAGGGAGCTGTTCATGCTTTTGATTTCTTTCCCTGCCAGCTCTCAGAAACATTTTATCAACAACAGGTCAAATTATTAAAACATATTTTAACTCAGAAATCATGA
- a CDS encoding AraC family transcriptional regulator, with the protein MARENIYQSLEVFYEKIDQCPLKDRQFNFFELVYVISGIGSHIVNENKITYAAGDLFLITPNDCHGFDLDGICEFMVIRFGENYIKEYQWKSIDHIECLLYYASHLSGSVLVNSEDKKMVGLLIQNLQQATEHDSIYNEDLTRHLVNAIIVIAARNIAVVKPENISSNADVRILQILDYIQENIRQPKLLKVEVIANEFGLSPTYLGSYFRKQCNESIQQYISSYKIRLIEHRLRFSDKRVHEIADEFGFADESHINKFFKRHRGKSLKAYRLKSV; encoded by the coding sequence ATGGCCAGAGAAAATATATACCAGTCACTTGAAGTTTTTTATGAAAAGATAGATCAATGTCCATTAAAAGACAGGCAATTCAACTTTTTTGAATTGGTATATGTGATTTCAGGCATTGGAAGTCATATTGTCAACGAGAATAAAATTACGTATGCTGCCGGAGATTTGTTTTTAATTACACCTAATGACTGTCATGGATTTGACTTGGATGGAATCTGTGAATTTATGGTGATTCGATTTGGTGAAAATTACATTAAAGAATATCAATGGAAAAGTATAGATCATATTGAATGCCTTTTGTATTATGCCTCTCATCTGTCAGGTTCGGTACTTGTGAACAGTGAGGATAAGAAAATGGTGGGGCTGCTTATCCAAAATCTACAGCAGGCAACAGAACATGATTCCATCTATAATGAAGATCTAACGCGTCATCTGGTAAATGCTATCATTGTTATTGCAGCAAGAAATATAGCAGTTGTCAAACCGGAGAATATCTCTTCTAATGCAGATGTTCGTATTCTTCAGATTCTGGATTATATTCAGGAAAATATACGTCAGCCTAAACTTTTGAAAGTAGAAGTCATAGCCAATGAATTCGGCTTATCTCCAACGTATCTTGGCAGTTATTTCCGTAAGCAGTGCAATGAATCTATCCAGCAATATATTTCTTCCTATAAAATCCGTTTAATAGAACATCGACTGCGTTTCAGCGATAAAAGGGTTCATGAAATAGCTGATGAGTTTGGTTTTGCAGATGAAAGCCATATTAATAAATTTTTTAAAAGACATAGAGGGAAGAGTCTTAAAGCGTATCGATTAAAATCTGTCTGA